Proteins from one Gimesia maris genomic window:
- a CDS encoding alkaline phosphatase D family protein — protein MQSLTRRMALKLFAAGTTFLGFNRPGGLQAADKAEGGSVVGRWAKTHDRVWLGEEFWANPMEDWRIKEGAAECLSTGGSRNIQLVTHQLTNTGAPFRMSVHVSQREVKQQDGGVGFRVGVKSDINEYRSNCFAKNGIKAGVIDGTMVLGNKQQKLSRPADMKDCVLTLIGKPDGEKYSLTLIVSNPESDKPLGTLTQTFPTQALLGNVAVVSNFDPRFKRMIGARYRFSDWSVSGDAFTVSPEHKFGPILWSQYSLSDSRGDEGFVMKITALTGPLGEQDNKDVELFIKQEKEWKSLGTAALDTDAWTATFRVPHWNEKEATPFKLVYQEKLTDSTELAAERTGIIRANPEGRPLKLGALTCQKDYGFPYEPVANNLLKVDPDLLYFSGDQLYEDHGGFGLIRDPAEPAILNYLRKFYMHGWAFGEAMRDRPTICLPDDHDVFQGNIWGEGGMKMKEGTTSSNGGYREPARMVNVVHKTCTAHHPDYADPTPCKQNISVYYGDMVYGGVGFAIIADRQFKSGPERVETGSGRADHVTDANFDTSVLDKPDLVLLGERQEKFLERWCEDWRAHNIKVLFSQTVFAGVATHHGSYDGYLKADLDSGSWPQTARNRTVKIIRKGMPLHINGDQHLTSLSQYGADEQRDSCWSFCTPAISAGYPRWWRPDELGMPHKNRPQHGLADTGEFIDGFGNKVYVYAVGNPEPASEKNRYDLAHQKGSGFGLVLIDPEKKTYTLNSYRFLVDATDGKASSQFPGWPVTIHQKENGGDNLIQ, from the coding sequence ATGCAATCGCTGACTCGACGGATGGCTTTGAAACTGTTTGCAGCAGGAACGACATTTCTGGGCTTCAACAGACCGGGCGGTCTGCAGGCGGCTGATAAAGCAGAGGGAGGTTCTGTCGTAGGTCGCTGGGCTAAAACGCACGATCGGGTCTGGCTGGGAGAAGAATTCTGGGCCAATCCGATGGAAGACTGGCGGATCAAAGAGGGGGCCGCAGAATGTCTGTCGACCGGAGGTAGCCGAAATATTCAGTTGGTCACACACCAGTTGACCAATACCGGTGCGCCGTTCAGGATGTCCGTCCATGTAAGTCAGCGGGAAGTCAAGCAGCAGGATGGCGGCGTTGGTTTTCGGGTGGGTGTGAAAAGCGATATTAACGAATACCGCAGCAACTGCTTCGCCAAAAATGGCATCAAGGCAGGCGTGATCGATGGCACGATGGTGCTGGGCAACAAGCAGCAGAAGTTATCTCGGCCGGCTGACATGAAAGACTGCGTGCTGACGCTGATCGGGAAACCGGACGGAGAAAAGTATTCGCTGACGTTAATCGTTTCCAACCCCGAGTCAGATAAACCACTGGGAACTCTGACCCAGACGTTTCCCACACAGGCGCTGCTGGGCAATGTGGCGGTCGTCAGCAATTTCGATCCCCGCTTCAAACGGATGATCGGTGCCCGCTATCGCTTCAGTGATTGGTCGGTCAGCGGCGATGCCTTTACCGTTTCACCCGAACACAAATTTGGACCGATCTTATGGTCGCAGTATTCGCTCAGCGACTCACGCGGCGACGAGGGTTTTGTGATGAAGATCACTGCTCTGACGGGCCCGCTGGGTGAGCAGGATAATAAAGACGTGGAACTTTTCATCAAACAGGAGAAGGAATGGAAGTCTCTGGGGACTGCTGCTCTGGATACAGATGCGTGGACGGCGACCTTCCGTGTGCCCCACTGGAACGAGAAAGAGGCAACGCCGTTCAAACTGGTTTACCAGGAAAAGCTCACGGATAGCACTGAACTGGCTGCCGAGCGAACCGGTATCATCCGGGCGAATCCGGAGGGGCGTCCGCTGAAACTGGGAGCGCTGACCTGCCAGAAAGATTACGGGTTTCCGTATGAGCCGGTGGCAAACAATCTGTTGAAAGTCGATCCGGACCTGCTCTACTTTTCAGGCGATCAGCTCTATGAGGATCATGGCGGTTTTGGCCTGATTCGTGACCCTGCGGAGCCGGCGATTCTGAATTACCTGCGCAAGTTTTATATGCATGGCTGGGCCTTTGGTGAAGCCATGCGGGACCGCCCGACGATCTGTCTTCCCGACGATCATGACGTCTTCCAGGGGAATATCTGGGGGGAAGGCGGGATGAAAATGAAGGAAGGGACCACTTCTTCCAATGGCGGTTATCGGGAACCGGCGCGGATGGTGAATGTGGTTCATAAAACGTGTACCGCCCACCACCCTGATTATGCTGACCCGACTCCCTGCAAACAGAACATCAGCGTGTACTATGGCGATATGGTGTATGGCGGTGTGGGATTTGCCATCATTGCTGACCGACAGTTTAAAAGTGGACCCGAGCGTGTGGAAACAGGAAGCGGCCGGGCAGACCATGTGACGGATGCGAACTTTGATACGTCAGTCCTCGATAAACCCGACCTCGTCCTCTTGGGTGAGCGCCAGGAAAAGTTTCTGGAACGCTGGTGTGAAGACTGGCGGGCACACAACATCAAAGTCCTGTTCAGTCAGACTGTATTTGCCGGCGTTGCCACACATCATGGCAGCTATGATGGTTATCTGAAAGCCGACCTGGACTCAGGCAGCTGGCCTCAGACCGCGCGGAACCGCACGGTCAAAATTATTCGCAAAGGAATGCCGCTGCATATCAACGGCGATCAGCATTTGACATCGCTTTCACAATACGGAGCCGACGAGCAGCGCGACAGTTGCTGGTCGTTCTGCACGCCCGCAATTTCCGCCGGTTACCCACGCTGGTGGCGACCCGATGAGCTGGGGATGCCTCACAAAAACCGTCCTCAGCATGGACTGGCAGATACTGGTGAATTCATTGATGGCTTCGGCAATAAAGTGTATGTTTACGCTGTCGGCAATCCCGAACCTGCTTCTGAAAAGAACCGTTATGATCTGGCTCATCAGAAGGGGAGCGGCTTTGGCCTGGTGCTGATCGATCCGGAAAAGAAAACATATACGCTGAACAGCTATCGTTTTCTGGTGGATGCAACGGACGGAAAAGCCTCCAGTCAGTTTCCTGGCTGGCCCGTAACGATTCACCAGAAAGAAAATGGTGGCGATAATCTAATACAGTAA